One Candidatus Eremiobacterota bacterium genomic window, GCCTTCGAACAGAATACCCAGCTCCAGAGAGGCGAGGCGGGCGGCCCGCAGCTCCCCAATCCCACAGGTGAAGGGAAGGGTCAGGATTCAGGGCAGCTGAAGAGCGTCATGGCGGAGCTTGACGGCTCGCTCGGCGAGAAAGGCTACAAGGGAAGCACCGCCGAGGAGCTCCTTCAAAAGGGTGAGCTGGAATCAGTGCTGGGAAAATATGGAATTCAGATGCCTGACGAGCTCGAGCGGAAAAGCGCCGGCGATTTCGTGAACAATCTCTTCAGGGATGCCCTGCTGATAGCCAGCATAAAATAAGGGCTCCAGATTATAGCCGGGCAATGCATATGGGGCAGGTTCTGAACCTGCCCCTTTGCTTTCCCAGGTGCTGATCCAATATTAGATGAATCCCTATTTCAACAGTTCCGAAGGCAGATAATAAATTAGACACAATCGCAAGTGATCCAGTTTATGATCCAGTTTAAGTGGATCATGATCAAGTTTTTCCCGGATAACATCAAGGCTTTTCAGAACTCGTCAATTGGGCTGTCACATATTCTTTACCAACAGGGACAAAGATTATTTTCGGTGAAACAAACGGCTCCCTGGGAGGGACTGAACGATTACAAAAATTCTTCCGCCCGGAAGCGGGTCCGACTTGAAATGCCCGAAAACCGGCCTGGCCGCTCGCTGGCTGGCGCGTAACAGCCTTCAGGGTCATTTTTGACCTTTTCGCCTCATCCGGGCCATTGGAAGGACACTGGGTGATGGCGTTTTATCGTTGCCGTGATGAGGTTTCAGAGAGGTGACCTGTTTGATATTTTATCGCTGATATGCTATGATATAATCATGGATACACATGTAACCCAATTCATTGCTGCCCTGTTTCTCCCTGATGAAGAAGAGCTTCTTCACCTCGGTGATCCTTTTTCTTCCCAGGATTACGAGGATATGCTCCTTCTCCCGGAGCCTTATGAGCTTCCCGCTGAAACCAGTCACCAGACGGAGCGCCTGGTAAAAATCACCAGTGAGGGCCTCATCCCCGAAGCGGAAAAGCTCACGGAGGACAGCTCCTTCGGCTCAATCGACAGGGATGAGCGGGCAGAGCGCATTGATTTTCTGCTCTGCGAGGCAGTCCGCGGCCGCCTGGCACTGGATCTCGTGCTTGGCGGTCTTCTCGTTACTCTCAAATCGAAAGGAGTTGATCAGTTAGGATACCGCTCCATGGGGACCTTCGCCACGGAGCATCTCTCTTTCTCGGGGCGCACCGCATCGGAGCTGATGCACAACTATAAGCTCCTCAGGAGCCTGCCCCTCACGCGGGAGGCCTATCTGCAGGGCAGGATCGCCAAAAGCGCTCTCAGGCATCTTTCGAGGGTCATCACGCCCGAGAACGAGGGAGAGTGGCTCGGTGTCGCCCGGGCGCGCTCTCTGTGCGGCCTTGAGAGGGAAGTGAAAAGGGCTCTCGCGGGAGAAAATGCCGGATCGGCTCCCGCTTCCGGGGTAAGCGATAAGGCACACGATGCTGAGCCTGAGGGCACGATGATGTATTTCAGCGTGGCACCGTCCCTTGCCCTCACCTGGGACTTCGCCCTCTCCCTCTTCCGGGACAGGGAGCACTATGACGGACCGCTTTCGGGATTTGTCGAGGCGCTCCTTGCGAACTTCCTGGCCTCAGGGAAAGTGGCGCCGGAGCTTCCAGCCCTCGATGCCGACGGGAACCGCCCCATATTCTCCCGGGGGGGTCCCCTCCTGAAAAGGAGGATGAGAAACCGCCGCGTGAGCGCTCCCGGCGAGGTCAGCGGGCAGGCCGGCGAGGGAGAGGCCGGTGAGACTCCGTGGTCATCACCATGGAGCATCTTCTTCCCGTCGTGGCTTGAAGAGGCCCGGCCGGAAAAAGTTACCGGGGCCTCCGCGAGGGCAATTGCAGGCCGCCTGATCAGGGCCGCCTCGATCCGCCAGAGGCTCGACGTGGCCGCGGGGATGCTCCTTCGGGCGATGGATGAGCGGCAGCTCCACCGCCTTCTCGGCTATGAATTCATCGAGGACTATGCAGGGGAGCGCTGCGGCTTCTCGATGGCGCAGACCCGCCAGCTCATAATGCTCGCCGAGGGATTCCGGCGCCACTCACTCACCGATGACGCCTTCAGAAAAGGCGTCATCACCAGGGAACAGGCGCGCCTCATTCTTCCCCTCGTGGACTCCAGGAATGAGTCACAGTGGATCGCCTATGCCGCGAGCGTGCCCACCGTTGACCTCAGGGAAGAGGCGGGGCGTGTCGCCAGGATCCTGGAGTATGACTGCCTGGTCCCCCACAATTATACTCTGCTTCCCGGATTCCGCTACGTCACCGACGAGAGGCTTCACGACCTGCCGGAGGAGGTGCAGGACTGCATACGTGACGGCTCGTGGTACAAGGGGCCCTCACTTGATTCTTCGTGGCCTCTTGAGGCAGACGACGAGGAGCTCTTCGCTTCCCGCGACAGGCGCTTCGATGCGCCCTGGAAGTATTTCAGCGGTGTAGAAGAGATGATGGCCTCCGAGGCCTCCATGAAAATTGAAAAAGATTCGCGCCTGTGTGCGGGGCAAAAAGCCCGGGAGCTCTGCACCATCCCCCGGGGTGAGAGCCCCGAGGAGACCTTCCTGGTGGACATCCTCTCGGCAGGGAGCCCCTCAAGAGCTGCCACAGGAACCATGATGATAAAATTCTTTCTCCCCCGGGAGCTTGAGGTGCTCTGGAACCTCGCGGCCCATGCCTTTCTCGTCAGGCTTGCCCTGGCGGAAGGCGCTGACAGCCTGGTCCTCCCGGAAGAAAAATTCCTTGCCGCCCTCATGGCGGACTATCTCAAGACCGAGGGAACCTTGAAAAAAGCGGCCCATCATCACAAAATCCTGAAGCGCGACCGGTTTCGCTGCCAGACCCCCGGCTGCCGGTGCCGTCGGAATTTGCACGTGCATCACATCATCAGGCGCTCCCAGGGCGGCACCGATGACCCCTGGAACCTCATCGTGCTCTGCGAGGCCTGCCACCTCCACCTCCTCCACGGCCTTCGGACCCTCACCGTGAGGGGCAGGGCGCCCTTTGAACTCACCTTCACCTTCGGCTCCCTCTCTGAAGCAGGGGCCCCTTTCCTGGTCTATCAAAGAGGAGTCCGGCGGGAATCAGCGGCGCATGCCGCCGGTGTCTCCCCGGGCTTCTGAAGGCCGCTTTTCCAGAAGAGATAAAATGATCGGGAATGATCCTCCAGGGGAATGGCAGTTATCATGGAGCAGTCCTCCGGGGGCCTCCAAGCATCATTATAGAGAGGCACCCCTGCCCCCGGGCGGATCGGGCAAGGGCCGTTGATTGCTTGATCCAGTGAGCCTGCGACAGAAAGGTGATGAGATGAACCGCATCGTGGAGATCGTCGCCTGGATTCTCTCCCTGCCTGTGGCGCTGTGGCGGGCGTCAGCACCGAGGAAGTATCTTTCTGAGCTTGTCACTTACTCCATTGACGGCATGGAGTGGCCTGACCTGCCGTCGTGGCGCCTGGAGGTCTCCGGAGAGGTGGAAGAAAAGCTGGTCCTGGACTGGGATTCATTCAGGTGCCTTCCCCGCTCTGAGCTGAAAAGGGATTTTCACTGCATCACCGGCTGGAGCGTCCTGGATGTAACCTGGGAGGGAGTCCTCTGGAAGGATTTCCTTGCCCGGATAAGGCTCCTGCCTGGCGGCAGATTCGTAAGGTTCATCTCCCATGGCGGCTACTCGGCTTCATTTTCACTGCAGGAGCTTGAAGGCGCCATTCTTGCGGACACCCTGGAAGGCCAACCCCTTGCCCCCGAAAGAGGCGGCCCGCTGCGCCTTGTGGCGCCCGAGCTCTATGGCTATAAGAGCGTGAAGGGGCTCAGGCGGATCGAGATAACCGCGGCCCGCCTCCTGGGCTTCTGGGAGCTCTGGGGATACGGCCCCTCCGGAAAGATAGGGGCCACGGAGAGAAAGCGCATCGCGAGGGCAAAAAGGTGATGGGCCTCATGGATTCATAGGGAGAGTGTATCATTGCCTGGATTGTGTCCTTCTCCATACGGACTCCCCTCGGTTCTCCGATACAGGCAGCTTCCCTGCTCTACAGCCTGAAGATAAAGTGGTTAGGTGAAACAATTTCCAGGGTGCCTTCATTGAGCCATGTAGAGAGCCGCTTCTTATCCATGCGCATAAGGGCCTCGCGTTCGGCGGCATCACGATTCTTACGGCGCGTGCCCCTCTTCCGGCCCAGGACTGCCCGGACAGCAAAAAAATTCTCTTTCTTTTCCCTGATGAATCGTTCGAACTCAAGGGTTCTCATGCTTAAGCCTCGCCACTTCCCCGCAGAGCTCCCCAAGGGCTGCCGCAGTGTGCTCCTCAACGCACCTTCGTTCAAGATAGGCACGGTCAATGTTGTCTCCATACATGAAAAGCAGCTCTTCGGCCCAGTAGCCGTCATCGGTGGACTTCCAGTGAACAAAGGCATTCAGCCTGTCCACTATAAGGTCCTCTATGCCGATGAGAGCCACTTGCAGGCCCTCCACTTCAACGATGGTGACCCTGTCGCGCTCTTCCCCGGCGAGTGCAAAGCCTGGGATTTCAATGAAGAGGTCGAGTTCCTCACTTATCCAGTGCCTCCCCTCCTTCCGGAAGCCCCATCCATTGAGCAGGACCCCGAGAGATCCGGGATCCGCATAGACCAGGTCCACATCACCGGTCGCATATCCGCCGGTAGAGTAAAACTCAAGTGCAAATCCCCCCACCACAACGGGCCTTTCTTTCTCTGAACCAAGTGCCTCAGACATGAGACCAAGGAAAAATAAAGTCCTCTTAAGGGGGTCCTGAATGGTCTTCGCTTTATCCAGAAGCTCTCGATAACGCTCCATGGCACCTCTCTGCAGGTATTGCCGAATCTTCCACTTCATTATAACAGAAAGAGGAAAGACCATCAACAAGAATCAGGCGTGTGGCCTCATGACACGCCACTATTTGACCACCCAAGCCCCTTTCTGCTATAATCGCTCATGACTGGAATATTCTGTTCTCCTGGAGTATGAAAAATGGACTCTCCGGCAGCGCCTTCCCTCGATCTCCCCGTTGAAATCCCGCTCGATGAGAGCCTTTTCAGGGATATCCTGGGCAGCATCAACGCCCTTGTGCTCCTGCTGGATCCCCAGGGCCGCGTGATTCACTGCTGCCTCTCCTCGGAGAGCAGCCGCTTTTTTAAACCCGGCTCAGTAAATGGAAAGCCTTTCTGCGAAATTGCCCCCCTCACCGACGAGAAGGGAAATGCCGATCCCGTATGCTCCACGCTCAGCGAAGGGAAGAGAGAATTCCATTATAGAAGCGCGTTGACTGCACTGAACGGTGAAAAAGCAATCATTTCCTGGTCCCTCTCACAAATCCCGGCAGGCGGCGGCACCCTCAGGTATATCGTCGCCACAGGCATCGACATCACCTTGCAGGAAATGATGGAGAAAAGAAGCAGTGAATTTGAAGCGCGCGTCAGGAGCATCCTGGCCTATGCCCCCCTTGCCATCTTCATGATCGATGACACGAGCGCCATAGTGATTGCCAACAGGAAAGCCGCGGAGCTCACCGGCTACCCGGAAGAGGAGCTCAAAGGCAGCTCCATGGATATCCTGATACCGGAGAGCATAAAGGCACGGCATGAAGCGCTTCACCTGCAATATCTCAAGCATCCCACTGCACACGTGATGGGCGCCGGAAAAGATATCAACTGCCTTCGCAAAGACGGGAGGGAAGTTCCCGTGGAAGTGGCCCTCAGCCATATTGACTCACCTTCAGGCTCACTCACCGTGTGCTTTGTCTCAGATATCACGGTACGCAAGACCATCGAATCAGAGCTCAAGAAGGCCCGCGAGGAGTTCATCGCCATCCTGGCCCACGATCTCAAGAACCCCCTGGCATCAATGATGGGATATGCCCAGATCCTGCAGCGCAGGCTGGGTAAAGAAGCCGACAAGGACGTCTTTGAATACCTCATGATGATAAGCCAGTCCGGCAGCATCCTGCTGAACCAGATCAACAACATCGTGACTGCATCACGCATGGATGCCCATATGAGCACGTACCATTTCGAATCGTTCTCTTTCTCCGAAGTCCTCGAAAAAATGAAGGCCCTCTTCATGCCCCTTGCGCAGTTCCAGGAGATCACCCTTGAGTTCTCATCAAGTAAGGACCTCAAAGTCTACGGAGACAAAGACAAGCTCAGCCACGTATTTGAAAATCTCGTCATCAACGCCTTCCGCTACACACCCCGCGGGGGGACGATTGGCATAGAGGCCCGCCCTGAAGGCGAGATGGCCGTCATCAAGGTCTTTGACACGGGGAAAGGCATCCCGGCGAAGGACCAGGAGCACATTTTCGAAAAATACCGCCAGGTGCAGGGCGAGAAAAAAGGAACAGGCCTGGGCCTCTACATTGTGAAAAATGTGCTGGAAGCCCACAGGAGCCCCATCGCCCTCGAAAGCTCCCCGGGTAAGGGCACGTCGTTCACCTTTTCACTTCCTGCGACGAAAGAAAAGGAAGCGCCGCTTGCCGGCAGTTTCCTCGTGGTGTGCAGCAATGAGAAGCTGCGCTCCTCCATCACGGCATACCTTGAATCGGAAGGAACCCTGCCCGAGCTGGCCTCAAACGGCATGGAAGGCCTCCGCATGGCTTCCACGGGGGATTACCATTCCATCATCATCTCAGATGACCTGCCCGATCTCACGGTGAAGGACTTCATGAAAGCCTTGAAGCTTGGCGAGGCAACGATAAATGTCCCCCTCATCGTCATCACAGAAAAAGATTCTCACAGCCACGGAAAGAAACCGGCAAGAGCGCTCCGCTGGCCTTCTGATTCAGGGCTGCTGAGGGGAATGCTGGAAGAAAGGGCTTCACAATAACAGCCTATTGATCTGCATGGGCAGTCTGAACTTGTTCCCTGGAGGTGCCTTATGGTTTCAAAGCTCGACGACAAAACCACCACTCTGCTCAAGCTGGAGTATCCTTTCCCCCTCTCTTACCCCTATTTTTCCATGAGAAACGCCGAGGAGTTCAAGACAAAGCTTGACAAGTCCATCGAGGTTCTGGAAAGCCTTGTGAAATACCTTGCCACCATCACCCTGGGCTCCCTGCTGAGAGGGCCCGTGACGGCGGAGCACGCCACGTTCCTTCTCTCCTTTCTGCCGCGGCCTTCTCTGGGCACCTGGAACGCCGTCCTCAGGGAGACGCTGAGCGCTCATCACACAAGGCCCGAGGACCTCTTCCTGCCGGAGATATACCACTTCTATTTCAAGGCAAACAAGAAGCAGTCCGAGAATGCCAAAATCATAGACGAGCTTATCAACGAGAGAAACAGGCTGGCCCACGGCGGAGGCCCCTCGTCGCCCAAAGACTGCGAGGCGAAAGCCGAGGAGATAGCGCCGAAAATAGAGGACCTGCTCCTTAACCTTTCGTTTCTCCGCGATTACGATCTCCTCTTCATACGATACTCAAAGAAGGAGGGGGAAACTTACCATCACTCCGTGAAACGGTGCATGGGCGCTTTCGCGCAGTTTGAGAACCGGGATATCTCCACTGCCTCGGCGGAAAATGCGAGCCACATGTATCTCTACCACAGGGAGCGGAATGCCCTCCTCGATCTTCATCCCTTCGTGGTCTTCAGCGACAGGTTTGAAGGCGCAAGCTCCCAGGAGATTTTCTTCTATAACAGCTCCCAGGACAACAAGGCGAGCTACATGAACTACCAGTCGGGCCACTCCTTCAAAGATGCCGATCTTTACGGCGACATCGAGGCCCTCACAGGGAAGCTGAAAGCTTTCGCCACGGTGAAGGAGGTCCGCTTCGAGGAGTACAGGAAGCTTGTCGTCGAGGCATGGAAATTCGGGAAAGTCTCCCCTGAAGACAGTGAGAAGCTTGCCCGCAGGCGGGAAGAGCTCAAGATATCGCCCGAGGAAGGGGTAAAAGTCGAGGAAGAGGTCAAGGAAGAGCTTTTCTTACGCCACATGGAGGGCCTCATAGGCCTTCTCTGCGATGATGACAGAAAAATTGAGGCTTCGCAGACCATCATCAACACCGGCGTGAAAACAGTGCCCTGTCTTATAAAATCGCTGGATAACGAGAAGGCTCTTGACGAGATCGTGGCTATCCTTGCAAAATTCGGCAATGAGGCCATACCTTCCCTGAAGGAGGCACTGGGTGATGAAAAGCGGAAAAATGGCGCCCGATCAGCCTTGAAAGCTCTTGGCAACCAGGCCATATTTGAGCTTCTGAAGGATCTCGAGAAGGAGGAAGAGATACCCGGCACTGAGGAGACTCTGGTCTTCTTTGAAGGGCAGGCCGTGGCACCCCTTATCGAGGTTATCAGGGCGCGGGAGCAGCGGGCTCAGGAAGGCGGTATGAAGATCGTGAGCCTCAGGGAGGACAGGGCCTGGATCCGCGCCAGGGAGATCCTCAGGAATATCGGGAAACCTGCGGCAGAGGTGCTGGTTACCGCTCTTGACGATCCCCTTATTGAGGGCACGGCATCACAGCTCCTCAGCGATATTGGCAGCAGCTCCTATGAGCCCCTCGTGAAAGCTCTCCGGGATGAGGCTCTGAAGGGAAAGGCCCTGGCGATACTTGGTACTTTCGGTCCTTCCACGGTCCCCGTGCTTCTCGAAGAGGCGGGGAAAAACGATGGCCTCTCGGCCCTCGCAGAGGAATATATCCTCCGTTTCGGCAAGGACAGCCTCCCTTACCTTGCTGAAGCGCTCAGGCTCGGGACGTGTACGGGTCTCGTGACAACCCTCCTGGCGCGCTTTCCAGACGAGAGCCCTCCCCTCCTCATCCCCCTCCTGTCAGATGAGAGCCTCGCGCCCACGGCGGAATCACTCCTCCTCCAGGCAGGAGCACCGGCTGTCCCCCCCCTGGTGAAATCCCTCGGTGACAGCACCCGCGGTGAAAGGGTCCAGGCCCTCCTGGGCAGATTCCCTCCCAGTGCCGTGCTGGAATCGCTCCTTGCCGAGATCAGGCTCAAGGGGAAGAGCATCATTGACTCCACAAGCCTTGCCGGGAAGATTGAGTCGGGCATGAGGAGTGTTCTGAAGGATCTCCAGAAAAGCAAGATCTTTGGTTCCGTGCAGGAAACACTGAAAATCAGGAGCGACTCCCTCGAAGAAGCCCTCAAGGGGATAAGGGATCCCTTCACCAAGAGGGCCTTTTCCCTCATCACCTCCATGGAGCCTGCCACGCTCTCTGAGCTTGTTGCTTACCTGGATGACGATCAGCTCTTCGATTTCATAAGGCTTGCCTTCGTGACTGTCGGCGCAAAAGGAGCC contains:
- a CDS encoding molybdopterin-dependent oxidoreductase, giving the protein MNRIVEIVAWILSLPVALWRASAPRKYLSELVTYSIDGMEWPDLPSWRLEVSGEVEEKLVLDWDSFRCLPRSELKRDFHCITGWSVLDVTWEGVLWKDFLARIRLLPGGRFVRFISHGGYSASFSLQELEGAILADTLEGQPLAPERGGPLRLVAPELYGYKSVKGLRRIEITAARLLGFWELWGYGPSGKIGATERKRIARAKR
- a CDS encoding HNH endonuclease signature motif containing protein translates to MDTHVTQFIAALFLPDEEELLHLGDPFSSQDYEDMLLLPEPYELPAETSHQTERLVKITSEGLIPEAEKLTEDSSFGSIDRDERAERIDFLLCEAVRGRLALDLVLGGLLVTLKSKGVDQLGYRSMGTFATEHLSFSGRTASELMHNYKLLRSLPLTREAYLQGRIAKSALRHLSRVITPENEGEWLGVARARSLCGLEREVKRALAGENAGSAPASGVSDKAHDAEPEGTMMYFSVAPSLALTWDFALSLFRDREHYDGPLSGFVEALLANFLASGKVAPELPALDADGNRPIFSRGGPLLKRRMRNRRVSAPGEVSGQAGEGEAGETPWSSPWSIFFPSWLEEARPEKVTGASARAIAGRLIRAASIRQRLDVAAGMLLRAMDERQLHRLLGYEFIEDYAGERCGFSMAQTRQLIMLAEGFRRHSLTDDAFRKGVITREQARLILPLVDSRNESQWIAYAASVPTVDLREEAGRVARILEYDCLVPHNYTLLPGFRYVTDERLHDLPEEVQDCIRDGSWYKGPSLDSSWPLEADDEELFASRDRRFDAPWKYFSGVEEMMASEASMKIEKDSRLCAGQKARELCTIPRGESPEETFLVDILSAGSPSRAATGTMMIKFFLPRELEVLWNLAAHAFLVRLALAEGADSLVLPEEKFLAALMADYLKTEGTLKKAAHHHKILKRDRFRCQTPGCRCRRNLHVHHIIRRSQGGTDDPWNLIVLCEACHLHLLHGLRTLTVRGRAPFELTFTFGSLSEAGAPFLVYQRGVRRESAAHAAGVSPGF
- a CDS encoding UbiD family decarboxylase, coding for MERYRELLDKAKTIQDPLKRTLFFLGLMSEALGSEKERPVVVGGFALEFYSTGGYATGDVDLVYADPGSLGVLLNGWGFRKEGRHWISEELDLFIEIPGFALAGEERDRVTIVEVEGLQVALIGIEDLIVDRLNAFVHWKSTDDGYWAEELLFMYGDNIDRAYLERRCVEEHTAAALGELCGEVARLKHENP
- a CDS encoding PAS domain S-box protein, with product MDSPAAPSLDLPVEIPLDESLFRDILGSINALVLLLDPQGRVIHCCLSSESSRFFKPGSVNGKPFCEIAPLTDEKGNADPVCSTLSEGKREFHYRSALTALNGEKAIISWSLSQIPAGGGTLRYIVATGIDITLQEMMEKRSSEFEARVRSILAYAPLAIFMIDDTSAIVIANRKAAELTGYPEEELKGSSMDILIPESIKARHEALHLQYLKHPTAHVMGAGKDINCLRKDGREVPVEVALSHIDSPSGSLTVCFVSDITVRKTIESELKKAREEFIAILAHDLKNPLASMMGYAQILQRRLGKEADKDVFEYLMMISQSGSILLNQINNIVTASRMDAHMSTYHFESFSFSEVLEKMKALFMPLAQFQEITLEFSSSKDLKVYGDKDKLSHVFENLVINAFRYTPRGGTIGIEARPEGEMAVIKVFDTGKGIPAKDQEHIFEKYRQVQGEKKGTGLGLYIVKNVLEAHRSPIALESSPGKGTSFTFSLPATKEKEAPLAGSFLVVCSNEKLRSSITAYLESEGTLPELASNGMEGLRMASTGDYHSIIISDDLPDLTVKDFMKALKLGEATINVPLIVITEKDSHSHGKKPARALRWPSDSGLLRGMLEERASQ